In Paenarthrobacter sp. GOM3, a single window of DNA contains:
- a CDS encoding CDP-glycerol glycerophosphotransferase family protein, with product MPESPPLLTIVLEETGLLDRESAMYRRLIAARLRLESHFAVRHMEEPLTTARIAGLCAEIQSKYVIFMRTSHLISANYVATLFEYLRTRTVYLAEPVMYTGAIAKNVAGTPIDDTYQYSRDTDVFGIAFNTKRLGDALEALKDVDRSAIYISYRLYWSIAKVRPLTTGFSVASDTKAATGLPIPSEVQRLVPLIPFHSKEIRLQLLRYVALFLRGIRGQKATSISLSHLRDVIRDFQLIELVGMVEQLQPFEAAWIRWLDDSLVSRQLYKQLSHKDAYLVFNGKHEERTGTSLHLYELLFQDDILTIEKQYLERRLRPGNARPGSYNFYNRPIGPYSTILFFDRPQQADDNAEHLYEYFTIEHPEFGNAYFAISPKSPDWPRLEAKGFKLVPIFTKEFYEMFLVSDLVVSSQIYSIRYRGKSFANSRFVYLQHGIQLNDMSDWVLSKYFDVFVATGRMEADYMGRLAPVETLNSGLPRYESLTRANEGQRHLLFMPTWRFNLHQSSTERFAQSGYFRAIDSFLSDSALLSFLADTDRVLHVKLHPNVEKRAGQFRFSERIVHSGLSYREAIRSAELVITDYSSAALDAAFIGIPIAYYHWDAADFFRDQPYESRLDYLDDGLGPVFSDQAGIVDHIIHERFAAEDVTYTRRRERFFEGVEPQRINEKIVERMLGL from the coding sequence ATGCCCGAATCACCCCCGCTGCTCACTATCGTCCTGGAAGAGACAGGACTGCTCGACCGTGAATCCGCAATGTATCGACGCCTCATAGCTGCCCGTCTCCGGCTGGAGTCCCATTTCGCGGTCCGCCATATGGAGGAGCCTTTGACGACCGCCAGAATCGCCGGACTGTGCGCGGAGATACAAAGCAAGTACGTCATCTTCATGCGTACCTCACATCTGATCTCCGCCAATTACGTGGCCACCCTGTTCGAGTACCTCCGGACACGAACGGTGTATCTGGCGGAACCGGTGATGTACACCGGCGCCATCGCGAAGAATGTTGCCGGGACCCCGATCGACGATACGTACCAGTACAGCCGCGACACCGACGTCTTCGGCATTGCGTTCAACACCAAGAGGCTTGGTGATGCCCTGGAAGCACTCAAGGACGTGGATCGGTCGGCCATCTACATCAGCTACCGGCTTTATTGGTCCATCGCCAAGGTCAGACCCCTTACGACTGGCTTCTCGGTTGCCTCGGATACCAAGGCAGCCACCGGGCTGCCGATACCAAGTGAGGTCCAGCGTCTGGTTCCGCTTATTCCGTTTCATTCCAAAGAAATCCGTTTGCAGCTTCTGCGCTACGTTGCCTTGTTCCTGAGGGGAATCCGCGGACAAAAGGCGACATCGATCAGCCTCAGCCATCTCCGGGACGTGATTCGCGATTTCCAGCTCATCGAGCTCGTCGGCATGGTGGAGCAGCTTCAACCGTTCGAAGCAGCATGGATTCGTTGGCTGGATGACTCCCTGGTAAGCCGGCAGCTCTACAAGCAACTGAGCCACAAGGACGCCTATCTGGTTTTCAACGGTAAGCACGAGGAACGGACCGGGACCTCCCTGCACCTCTACGAACTGTTGTTCCAGGACGACATCCTGACCATCGAGAAGCAATATCTGGAACGCAGGCTCCGTCCCGGAAATGCCAGGCCGGGAAGCTACAACTTCTACAACCGGCCGATCGGACCATATTCAACCATCCTGTTCTTTGATCGGCCCCAACAAGCGGACGACAACGCCGAGCACCTGTACGAGTACTTCACAATAGAGCACCCGGAATTCGGCAACGCCTACTTCGCGATCAGTCCCAAGTCGCCCGATTGGCCACGGCTGGAAGCAAAGGGTTTCAAGCTCGTCCCGATCTTCACCAAGGAGTTTTACGAGATGTTCCTGGTGTCGGACCTGGTGGTTTCATCGCAGATCTACAGCATCAGGTATCGGGGAAAGTCTTTCGCGAACTCACGGTTCGTATATCTTCAACACGGAATCCAACTCAATGACATGTCCGACTGGGTGCTTTCCAAATACTTCGACGTTTTCGTGGCTACGGGTCGCATGGAAGCGGACTACATGGGCAGGCTTGCCCCCGTCGAGACGCTGAATTCAGGGCTGCCACGCTATGAGTCCCTGACGCGGGCAAACGAAGGGCAGCGGCACCTTCTTTTCATGCCGACCTGGCGCTTCAACCTTCACCAGTCATCCACCGAGCGTTTTGCCCAGTCGGGCTACTTTCGCGCCATCGACTCCTTTCTCTCCGACTCGGCACTGTTGTCCTTCCTGGCGGACACGGACCGGGTCCTGCACGTCAAACTGCATCCGAACGTGGAAAAGCGTGCCGGCCAGTTCAGGTTCTCCGAGCGCATTGTGCATTCCGGCCTGAGTTACAGGGAAGCAATCCGCTCTGCGGAATTGGTCATCACCGACTACAGCTCTGCCGCCCTGGACGCGGCCTTCATAGGAATCCCCATCGCCTACTACCACTGGGACGCAGCGGACTTCTTCCGCGACCAGCCCTATGAGAGCCGCCTTGATTACCTCGACGACGGCCTGGGACCCGTATTCAGTGACCAAGCCGGAATCGTGGACCACATCATCCATGAGCGCTTCGCAGCTGAGGACGTCACGTACACGCGGCGCCGCGAACGCTTCTTCGAAGGCGTGGAACCCCAACGCATTAACGAGAAAATTGTGGAGAGGATGCTTGGTCTCTGA
- the lipA gene encoding lipoyl synthase, whose product MTLAPEGRKLLRVEQRNAAVPVERKPEWIKAKVQMGPEFVQLKNLVKKEGLHTVCEEAGCPNIFECWEDKEATFLIGGSECTRRCDFCQIDTGKPSPVDMFEPTKVARSVQAMQLRYATVTGVARDDLADEGVWLYAETVRKIHELNPGTGVELLIPDFSGKPEHIAAICDSKPEVFAHNVETVPRIFKRIRPAFRYERSLDVITQGRDLGMVTKSNLILGMGETREEISEALRDLHAAGCDLITITQYLRPSERHLPVDRWVKPQEFVDLQHEAEEIGFLGVMSGPLVRSSYRAGRLWATAMRKKGWAIPAALAHIESSGTTRQEASTILAAHS is encoded by the coding sequence GTGACCTTGGCACCTGAAGGCCGTAAGTTGCTGCGCGTTGAGCAGCGTAACGCGGCGGTACCGGTTGAACGTAAGCCTGAGTGGATCAAGGCCAAGGTCCAGATGGGTCCTGAGTTTGTCCAGCTCAAGAACCTGGTGAAGAAGGAAGGGTTGCACACGGTCTGTGAAGAGGCCGGGTGCCCGAACATTTTCGAGTGCTGGGAAGACAAGGAAGCGACGTTCCTGATCGGCGGGTCCGAGTGCACACGGCGCTGTGATTTCTGCCAGATCGATACCGGTAAGCCCTCCCCGGTGGACATGTTCGAGCCCACGAAGGTGGCCCGCTCGGTGCAGGCCATGCAGTTGCGCTACGCCACGGTGACCGGTGTGGCCCGTGATGACCTGGCCGATGAGGGTGTGTGGTTGTACGCCGAAACGGTGCGGAAGATCCACGAACTGAACCCGGGCACCGGGGTGGAGTTGCTGATCCCGGACTTCTCCGGCAAGCCCGAGCACATCGCGGCGATCTGCGATTCCAAGCCCGAGGTGTTCGCGCATAACGTCGAGACCGTGCCGAGGATTTTCAAGCGGATCCGGCCGGCGTTCCGGTACGAGAGGTCCTTGGATGTCATCACCCAGGGCCGGGATCTGGGCATGGTGACCAAGTCCAACCTGATCTTGGGCATGGGTGAGACCCGTGAAGAGATTTCCGAGGCGTTGCGTGACCTGCACGCCGCCGGGTGTGACCTGATCACGATCACCCAGTACCTGCGCCCCTCCGAGCGGCACCTTCCGGTGGACCGGTGGGTCAAGCCGCAGGAGTTCGTGGACCTCCAGCACGAGGCCGAGGAGATCGGTTTCCTTGGCGTCATGTCCGGGCCCCTGGTCCGTTCCTCCTACCGGGCCGGGCGTCTCTGGGCCACCGCGATGCGCAAGAAGGGCTGGGCAATCCCGGCCGCCCTGGCCCACATCGAGTCCTCCGGCACCACCCGCCAGGAAGCCTCCACCATCCTCGCCGCCCACAGCTAA
- the lipB gene encoding lipoyl(octanoyl) transferase LipB — protein sequence MTLEFSQLGLAPDFVDYMQGWDLQREIHNKVVAGEQNSTVLLLEHAAVYTAGKLTEDHERPFDGTPVVPVDRGGKLTWHGPGQLIAYPILKLKNRAGIRDYVERLEATMIAVMKDYGINAVTVKGRAGVWILADEKGPDRKIAAIGIRVLDGVTMHGVAINCSNDLAPYAQIIACGITDASVTTMSLETGQTINPADIVDRFVEEFRKHEEALVSTPEGALQ from the coding sequence ATGACTCTTGAGTTTTCACAACTGGGTCTTGCCCCTGATTTCGTTGACTACATGCAGGGCTGGGACCTGCAGCGCGAGATCCACAACAAAGTTGTTGCGGGCGAGCAGAACAGCACCGTACTGCTTCTGGAGCATGCCGCCGTCTACACGGCAGGCAAGCTCACGGAGGATCACGAGCGTCCCTTTGATGGCACTCCCGTCGTTCCCGTGGACCGAGGTGGCAAATTGACCTGGCACGGGCCCGGACAGTTGATCGCCTATCCCATCCTCAAGCTCAAGAACCGGGCTGGAATCCGCGACTACGTTGAGCGGCTTGAGGCCACCATGATCGCTGTGATGAAGGACTACGGCATCAACGCCGTCACCGTTAAGGGCCGGGCCGGCGTCTGGATCCTTGCCGACGAAAAGGGTCCGGACCGCAAGATTGCGGCCATCGGCATCCGTGTACTCGACGGCGTCACCATGCACGGCGTGGCCATAAACTGCAGCAATGACCTGGCACCGTACGCGCAGATCATCGCCTGCGGCATCACCGACGCCAGCGTCACCACCATGTCGCTGGAGACCGGCCAGACCATCAATCCGGCCGATATCGTCGACCGCTTCGTGGAAGAATTCCGCAAGCACGAAGAAGCACTCGTTTCCACCCCCGAAGGAGCACTCCAGTGA
- a CDS encoding serine/threonine-protein kinase, whose product METLDSADTPPRLPGYRASRQLGKGGSSTVWLARRDSDGEQFAVKCVKAAAHDRGPGDPHGDISHEAGAFLGVKHKHLVGIHDVLQLDTEVPGARGIVMDYAAGGSLANLVSGRGRLRVGEAVTILGPLAQALDYLHSQGMVHGDVSPGNILFTAEGMPLLADFGITARVGDAKHHLDVGTPGFTDPVGLVSVGQEDGALRPERDLYSLAAVGWFCLTGSVPEQAMDRPPLSFVASEVPRSLAGALEAALDPDPRMRPSAREFSTAVFRSAAPEAVDLAGAVHPSVIPDLLTRRQSLDRTPRRSARWFGNRRSVLSLGKAVLPKASQTLGRHKTRKASAGIKVAVVLGAGMLVAVTAWGLWGQGQPSVPLSGAVNVSGSGLPTDIPESSLLPEGLNRELHSDDLAVAVPALAAVRDLALRQGHVELLAVINAPGSPAEAADRQVGEHLRTAGTVFAGLATTVTAVTIREPPQPDHAMVGIVAATSAYEERLSSGSVVRSEEAGTPQDLRLHLVRRDGRWQIVEILAGATG is encoded by the coding sequence ATGGAAACTCTGGATTCTGCTGATACGCCTCCCCGCCTGCCGGGGTATCGGGCAAGCCGTCAACTGGGCAAGGGCGGGAGCTCTACGGTATGGCTGGCGAGGAGGGACTCAGACGGAGAGCAGTTTGCGGTCAAATGCGTCAAGGCGGCGGCTCACGATCGTGGTCCCGGGGATCCACACGGTGACATTTCGCATGAGGCCGGCGCCTTTCTTGGGGTGAAGCACAAGCACTTGGTTGGCATCCACGACGTCCTCCAGCTCGACACGGAAGTTCCGGGAGCCCGCGGTATTGTCATGGACTACGCCGCAGGGGGTTCGTTGGCGAACCTGGTATCCGGGCGCGGACGGCTCCGGGTGGGGGAGGCGGTAACGATTCTGGGTCCGCTTGCCCAAGCCTTGGACTACCTCCATTCCCAGGGCATGGTGCACGGGGACGTGTCGCCGGGGAACATCCTGTTCACGGCCGAAGGAATGCCCCTGCTGGCGGATTTCGGGATCACCGCCAGGGTAGGCGACGCCAAGCACCACCTGGACGTGGGAACGCCTGGGTTCACCGACCCTGTGGGCCTCGTTTCCGTGGGCCAGGAGGATGGGGCACTGCGGCCGGAACGCGACCTCTATTCCCTCGCGGCTGTCGGCTGGTTCTGCCTGACGGGTTCGGTCCCCGAACAGGCAATGGACCGTCCGCCCTTGTCATTCGTCGCCAGTGAAGTACCCCGCTCCCTCGCTGGCGCGTTGGAGGCCGCTTTGGATCCGGACCCCCGGATGAGGCCTTCAGCAAGGGAATTTTCGACCGCCGTTTTCCGCAGCGCGGCCCCGGAAGCAGTGGATCTTGCAGGGGCGGTGCACCCCTCGGTCATTCCCGACTTGCTGACGCGGCGTCAGTCCCTGGATCGAACACCGCGCCGAAGTGCCCGGTGGTTCGGGAATCGGCGCTCGGTCCTGTCCCTGGGGAAGGCTGTGCTCCCCAAGGCCTCCCAGACGCTGGGAAGGCACAAGACACGCAAAGCGTCGGCGGGCATCAAGGTAGCGGTGGTGCTGGGGGCCGGAATGCTGGTAGCAGTCACCGCGTGGGGCCTTTGGGGGCAGGGCCAACCATCGGTGCCGCTTTCCGGAGCGGTGAATGTGTCCGGTTCTGGCCTGCCTACGGACATCCCGGAGTCCTCTTTGCTCCCGGAGGGCCTTAATCGGGAGCTTCATTCCGATGACCTGGCCGTTGCCGTGCCGGCTTTGGCAGCTGTCCGGGACTTGGCGTTGCGCCAAGGCCACGTTGAGCTCTTGGCTGTGATCAACGCACCCGGTTCGCCAGCCGAAGCCGCTGACCGCCAAGTGGGGGAGCACCTTCGAACAGCCGGCACGGTATTCGCCGGCCTCGCGACAACCGTGACGGCCGTGACCATCCGGGAACCGCCACAGCCCGACCACGCGATGGTGGGAATCGTAGCCGCTACTTCCGCCTACGAGGAACGCCTGTCCTCAGGCTCGGTGGTCCGTTCGGAAGAGGCCGGGACGCCACAGGATCTCCGGTTGCATCTGGTGCGCCGGGACGGACGATGGCAGATCGTGGAGATTCTGGCCGGCGCCACAGGCTAA
- a CDS encoding TIGR01777 family oxidoreductase: protein MRIVMSGASGMIGTALSEQLAGQGHDVIRLVRRPARNAAERTWDPAAGELDEVVFDGVDAVVNLSGAGIGDRPWTKQRIEVLRDSRLQPTRTLTDAMQRLSQPPSTFISQSASGYYGATTDGPLREGSGPGGGVLGPLCVEWERAARTAPPGVRVVTPRTGVVLSPSGGALGPLLPLLKLGLGGPFGNGRQYWPWITLADEAAALAYLLTADIDGPVNVCAPESADVNTIVSHLAKAFHRPAFCRVPRPALRLVLGKLADELVLANQKMDASRLANAGFQWQHPSLTEAMEWLTTARDR from the coding sequence ATGCGAATCGTGATGTCCGGAGCCTCGGGAATGATCGGAACGGCGTTGTCGGAGCAACTGGCCGGCCAGGGCCACGACGTCATCCGGCTGGTCCGCCGACCTGCCAGGAATGCAGCGGAGCGGACGTGGGACCCCGCTGCGGGAGAGTTGGACGAAGTGGTCTTCGACGGCGTCGACGCCGTGGTCAACCTCTCGGGAGCAGGCATCGGTGACCGTCCGTGGACGAAACAGCGAATCGAAGTGCTCCGGGATTCCCGGCTCCAACCCACCCGCACCCTGACTGACGCCATGCAGCGACTCAGCCAACCGCCGTCGACTTTCATCAGCCAATCAGCATCCGGCTACTACGGCGCCACGACTGATGGCCCGCTCCGGGAGGGCTCAGGCCCCGGCGGCGGCGTCCTAGGCCCCCTCTGCGTGGAGTGGGAGCGGGCTGCCAGGACCGCGCCCCCGGGCGTGCGGGTCGTCACTCCGAGGACCGGCGTGGTTCTCAGCCCGTCCGGTGGCGCACTTGGGCCGCTGCTCCCGCTACTGAAGCTCGGGCTCGGAGGACCTTTTGGGAATGGGCGGCAGTATTGGCCCTGGATCACGCTGGCCGATGAAGCTGCCGCCTTGGCGTACCTCCTGACGGCCGACATCGACGGACCGGTGAATGTCTGCGCTCCGGAAAGCGCTGACGTGAACACCATTGTGTCTCACCTGGCGAAAGCCTTCCACAGGCCGGCGTTCTGCCGGGTGCCCCGGCCAGCACTTCGGCTGGTACTCGGAAAGCTGGCGGACGAACTGGTGTTGGCGAACCAAAAGATGGACGCCAGCCGCCTGGCAAACGCAGGTTTCCAGTGGCAGCACCCCTCACTTACTGAAGCGATGGAATGGCTGACAACGGCAAGGGATCGCTAG
- a CDS encoding S41 family peptidase: MTSSSYLRFPHVHGDLVTFVAEDDIWVAPLSGGRAWRVSSQQLPARNPKFTPDGQRLVWTVVVGTSPEVVTAEVDGGGYRQLSYFGHSTTKVKGFTPAGDVIVTSAFQQSESRHTYAYSLPLDGGSAVELPFGPVEGVAYGPEVGDEKPVVLASVLSREPAWWKRYRGGTAGKLWIDADGIGEFERLLPEIEGNLTDPLWLQGRIAFLSDHEGYGNLYSVLPDGSGLRRHTDHEDFYVRHASSDGQRVVFESAGELWILPSLDADVEATKLDITLGSASPARRAAPLKVSAHLGDVVPNLTGTASAVESHGTVHWLRHKDGPSRVVEATPGVRARLPRPLTDGRIAYVADHGGVEALYVKRIATRLSAAVEMPKAAVEPAKPTNDADPLPKPVSASNVLGHGKPSEAVEAGADETAKAGSTTTAGDAANAGQSADTVGGTEAAAAPAVEDTALRIEFPALTRTSALEASPDGRWLAVGTSFGDVFVADTSTGTLTRLVSVGEGSIDELSWSADSQWLAWSEPVTSFGSRSKLRITRPGGTESGIVDVTDGRFCDTSPRFTPDGKFLAFLSNRSFDPVYDGHSFDLSFPSPIKPYLVALAADTPSPFGPSIDTLEDAPSTQEKSDDGDVAAVRVDADGLAHRVITVPVPQGNYSDLAVGDGALLWLDTELTGVTGEGKGTPQDKKSAPSLVRYDLGKRKQTTLVTAVDSYRLSGDLSRIVYVLDKQVTSVPADSKVDEDSADLVKVELNRIRVILDPVAAWGQAFDEAWRLQRDFFWTADMAGQDWDSVYKRYRPIVNRLGTHDDLVDLLWEIHGELGTSHAYVKPAAVTEAGRNGQGRLGAELQFGKKGWEITRILAGESSDPLATSPLTRPGADAKVGDVLLAIDGVELSAALTPAMQLVGAAGRTVELTLLNGDGHGKAAGQQRRVAVVPVRDEERLRYQDWVRANRRTVREASDGKFGYLHVPDMMANGWAQLHRDLDTETALDGLIVDVRRNRGGHTSQLVAELIGRKVTGWSMPRGEKPRTYPDHAPRGPVIILADEFAGSDGDIITQVSKLRGIGPVIGTRTWGGVVGIDNRFALADGTGVTQPRYATWFNGGIGWDVENRGVEPDIEVLFPPHAYAAGTDPQLEYGIGALKEMIQELPTDRPPLREGYRKVRPAPLPSRPQAG, encoded by the coding sequence ATGACCTCCTCCAGCTACCTCCGTTTCCCGCATGTGCACGGCGATCTGGTCACCTTCGTGGCCGAAGACGACATCTGGGTCGCGCCCCTTTCAGGCGGCCGCGCCTGGCGGGTTTCCTCCCAACAATTGCCTGCCCGGAACCCAAAGTTCACCCCCGACGGCCAACGGCTGGTGTGGACGGTCGTCGTCGGAACGTCACCGGAAGTGGTGACGGCGGAGGTCGACGGCGGTGGGTACAGGCAGCTCAGTTACTTCGGGCACAGCACCACTAAGGTCAAGGGGTTCACTCCCGCGGGCGACGTCATTGTCACAAGTGCGTTCCAGCAGTCCGAAAGCCGCCACACGTACGCCTACAGCCTCCCGCTCGACGGTGGCTCCGCCGTCGAACTTCCTTTCGGTCCGGTTGAAGGTGTCGCTTATGGGCCGGAGGTGGGCGACGAGAAGCCAGTGGTGCTCGCCAGCGTCCTTTCCCGCGAGCCGGCTTGGTGGAAGCGGTATCGCGGCGGTACGGCGGGCAAGCTGTGGATCGATGCCGACGGGATCGGGGAATTCGAAAGGCTCCTCCCGGAGATCGAAGGCAACCTGACCGACCCACTGTGGCTCCAGGGGCGCATTGCCTTCCTCTCCGACCATGAGGGGTACGGAAACCTGTACTCCGTTTTGCCCGACGGTTCCGGACTGCGCCGCCATACCGATCACGAGGATTTCTACGTCCGCCATGCGAGCAGCGATGGTCAGAGGGTCGTCTTTGAGTCCGCCGGCGAACTGTGGATTCTTCCTTCGCTCGATGCCGATGTCGAGGCCACAAAGCTGGATATCACCCTCGGTTCGGCCTCTCCGGCACGCCGTGCAGCACCCCTGAAGGTATCCGCCCATCTTGGCGACGTCGTCCCGAACCTGACCGGGACTGCCAGCGCCGTTGAATCGCACGGCACCGTTCATTGGCTTCGGCACAAGGACGGTCCCTCACGCGTGGTGGAGGCTACTCCGGGCGTCCGTGCACGTTTGCCCCGCCCGCTGACAGACGGACGGATTGCCTACGTCGCGGACCATGGTGGGGTGGAGGCGCTCTACGTCAAGCGCATAGCCACACGCCTTTCGGCAGCAGTCGAGATGCCCAAGGCGGCCGTTGAGCCGGCCAAGCCCACAAACGACGCCGATCCGTTGCCGAAGCCGGTTTCCGCATCGAACGTCCTGGGGCACGGCAAGCCTTCTGAGGCCGTCGAAGCAGGCGCCGACGAGACGGCCAAGGCTGGATCGACGACCACCGCCGGCGATGCCGCCAATGCGGGCCAGTCCGCTGACACAGTGGGCGGTACAGAGGCAGCGGCAGCCCCCGCCGTCGAAGACACCGCCCTCCGGATCGAGTTTCCGGCGCTTACCCGGACAAGTGCGCTGGAGGCCAGTCCCGACGGTCGCTGGCTTGCGGTGGGCACTTCTTTTGGCGACGTCTTCGTTGCCGACACCTCCACCGGGACGCTGACCCGGCTCGTTAGCGTCGGAGAGGGGAGCATCGATGAGTTGTCGTGGTCTGCCGATTCGCAGTGGCTCGCATGGTCCGAACCGGTGACTTCGTTCGGTTCGCGGAGCAAGCTCCGGATCACCCGCCCCGGCGGGACGGAGTCCGGTATCGTCGACGTCACCGACGGCCGTTTCTGCGATACCTCGCCGCGATTCACTCCGGACGGAAAGTTCCTCGCTTTCCTGTCCAACAGAAGCTTTGACCCCGTCTACGACGGGCACTCCTTCGATCTCTCCTTCCCCAGCCCCATCAAGCCGTATTTGGTGGCGCTGGCGGCCGACACGCCGTCGCCGTTCGGTCCCTCGATCGACACCCTTGAGGATGCGCCCAGCACCCAAGAGAAATCCGACGACGGCGATGTCGCCGCGGTTCGCGTCGACGCCGATGGGCTGGCGCACCGTGTTATCACCGTCCCGGTTCCCCAAGGCAACTATTCCGACCTCGCTGTCGGCGACGGGGCACTCCTGTGGCTGGACACGGAACTCACGGGTGTCACCGGTGAAGGCAAGGGTACACCGCAGGACAAGAAGTCGGCGCCGTCCCTGGTGCGTTACGACCTCGGCAAGCGCAAGCAGACCACTCTTGTCACGGCAGTGGACAGCTACCGCCTATCGGGCGACCTCAGCAGGATTGTCTATGTCCTGGACAAGCAGGTCACTTCCGTCCCGGCGGACAGCAAAGTGGACGAGGATTCCGCCGATCTGGTGAAGGTGGAACTCAACAGGATCCGCGTCATCCTTGACCCCGTCGCTGCGTGGGGGCAGGCATTCGACGAGGCCTGGCGATTGCAGCGCGACTTCTTCTGGACCGCGGACATGGCCGGGCAGGACTGGGACTCCGTGTACAAGCGCTACCGCCCGATCGTGAACCGGCTCGGTACCCACGATGACCTGGTTGACCTGTTGTGGGAGATCCACGGTGAGCTGGGCACGTCCCACGCCTATGTGAAACCGGCAGCTGTCACGGAGGCCGGACGGAATGGACAGGGCCGGCTGGGCGCCGAATTGCAGTTCGGCAAGAAGGGCTGGGAGATCACCCGGATCCTGGCAGGGGAGTCCTCCGACCCGCTGGCCACTTCGCCCTTGACGCGTCCCGGTGCGGACGCGAAGGTGGGCGACGTGCTGTTGGCGATCGACGGCGTCGAACTTTCGGCTGCTCTAACACCTGCCATGCAGTTGGTGGGCGCCGCGGGCCGGACTGTGGAACTGACTCTTTTGAACGGCGACGGCCACGGCAAAGCAGCCGGACAGCAGCGTCGGGTGGCGGTGGTTCCTGTGCGCGACGAGGAAAGGCTGCGCTACCAGGATTGGGTCCGCGCCAACCGGCGCACCGTCCGGGAGGCGTCCGACGGTAAGTTCGGCTACCTTCACGTCCCGGACATGATGGCCAATGGTTGGGCACAGCTCCACCGGGACCTTGATACCGAAACCGCGCTGGACGGCCTGATCGTGGACGTGAGGCGCAACCGTGGTGGCCACACCTCTCAGTTGGTGGCCGAACTCATTGGCCGCAAGGTGACGGGATGGAGCATGCCACGAGGTGAAAAGCCCCGGACCTACCCGGACCACGCCCCGCGGGGACCGGTCATCATCCTGGCAGACGAATTTGCCGGGTCCGATGGCGACATCATCACGCAGGTCTCGAAGCTGCGCGGCATTGGTCCCGTTATCGGCACCCGGACCTGGGGTGGCGTAGTGGGCATCGACAACCGGTTCGCACTGGCAGACGGAACGGGCGTCACTCAGCCGCGTTACGCCACGTGGTTCAACGGGGGAATCGGGTGGGACGTGGAGAACCGCGGGGTCGAGCCCGACATTGAGGTCCTCTTCCCGCCGCACGCCTACGCCGCCGGTACGGATCCGCAGCTGGAATACGGCATCGGGGCGCTTAAGGAAATGATCCAGGAATTGCCTACCGATCGGCCTCCGCTGCGTGAAGGCTACCGGAAGGTGCGGCCGGCACCCTTGCCGTCGCGTCCGCAAGCGGGCTAG